One genomic segment of Mycolicibacterium chubuense NBB4 includes these proteins:
- the folB gene encoding dihydroneopterin aldolase, translated as MSDRIELRGLRVRGNHGVYDHERRDGQEFVVDITVWVDLHAAAASDDLTDTLDYGALAQRAADVVGGPPRNLIETVAGEIAEDVMRDERVHAVEVVVHKPSAPIPLDFADVAVVARRSRRGGRGAAP; from the coding sequence ATGTCTGATCGAATCGAGTTGCGCGGCTTACGTGTTCGCGGCAATCACGGGGTGTACGACCACGAGCGGCGCGACGGCCAGGAGTTCGTCGTCGACATCACCGTGTGGGTCGACCTGCACGCCGCGGCAGCCAGCGACGACCTGACCGACACGCTCGACTACGGCGCTCTGGCGCAGCGGGCGGCCGATGTCGTCGGGGGACCGCCGCGAAACCTGATCGAGACCGTGGCGGGCGAGATCGCCGAGGACGTGATGCGCGACGAGCGGGTGCACGCCGTCGAGGTCGTGGTGCACAAGCCCTCGGCGCCGATCCCGCTCGACTTCGCCGACGTCGCGGTGGTGGCGCGACGGTCGCGCCGGGGCGGACGCGGAGCCGCGCCGTGA
- the folK gene encoding 2-amino-4-hydroxy-6-hydroxymethyldihydropteridine diphosphokinase — translation MTTVVLSIGSNLGDRMARLQSVLDGLGHAVVAVSPVYETDAWGGVEQAPFLNAVVIADDPALDSHGWLRRAHELEDAAGRVREQRWGPRTLDVDLVAVRDGGVEVISHDDALTLPHPFAHVRAFVLVPWLAVDPEATLTVAARRRRIAALLDDVDASERAGVRPTDLRLRVGTEH, via the coding sequence GTGACCACCGTGGTGTTGTCGATCGGGTCGAACCTGGGCGACCGGATGGCGCGGCTGCAGTCGGTGCTCGACGGGCTCGGTCACGCCGTCGTGGCGGTGTCCCCGGTGTACGAGACGGACGCGTGGGGCGGCGTCGAACAGGCTCCGTTCCTCAATGCCGTTGTCATCGCCGATGATCCGGCGCTCGACAGCCACGGCTGGCTGCGCCGGGCCCACGAACTCGAGGACGCGGCCGGGCGGGTGCGCGAGCAGCGGTGGGGGCCGCGCACGCTCGACGTCGACCTCGTCGCGGTGCGGGACGGCGGTGTCGAGGTGATCTCGCACGACGACGCCCTGACGCTGCCGCATCCGTTCGCGCACGTGCGCGCGTTCGTGCTCGTGCCGTGGCTTGCGGTGGATCCCGAGGCCACGCTGACGGTCGCGGCCCGGCGGCGCCGCATCGCCGCACTGCTCGACGACGTCGACGCGAGCGAACGCGCGGGCGTGCGGCCCACGGACCTGAGGTTGCGGGTGGGGACCGAGCACTGA